In Toxoplasma gondii ME49 chromosome X, whole genome shotgun sequence, a single genomic region encodes these proteins:
- a CDS encoding hypothetical protein (encoded by transcript TGME49_214570~Signal peptide predicted by SignalP 2.0 HMM (probability 0.978) with cleavage site probability 0.723 at residue 23), which produces MKKALIAALLVAGVLPQLPTTDAGPAVHIVENQPRPTKKGHSPPPQKKGETVVKEIIEVSKLPPAPQKAPPVCIVPALLGIPSVNSCRDLGVIGSAFGSGVVLQEEYQGCDLLDDLSCDDGSGQGLEVYRQRLQKHGATTSATVYQPQGVGPCLRVERLPDSLRVTSSFRGEIVCCRPICKPTTTTTTTTTTTTTTITTTTTQEALLPLEENRAPQYVPTYTTTPAPVFINQSNQGMNEQFMYRAAAAGEMCVMPQFLNLPRVATCADLRDISMSTSYVFLTNQKAIDCQWVEDVGCGPEYPGLGAFLDAGTPDNACLAVRQDVCNVSIVGPYPILSRHLKGACLHKGKESHAMMPVTMMMPVPGGKKGGHRRRLQATVSNSAPEADGSTFEDMLDSNAGEDYIVQTGLGDIFPDTNSSGKVNADATASEVPETLYESSVSRGLAKGAPVKGKGKSGGVSDTLVVCCRLQCFGGSNAAAYSAMSYSRQTYQQQQASAAAGYAQGAGAQAQAVGAAGSQTQNMGYNGGYGQMPANARGAGGAAGSVPSLGNLGVAGTPALQNQSSLPVANNTAGSDLCDQRFAQICSLASPLRGERIIFDQRCAGAAPLPGCYAGGISPCCRSVSKYELI; this is translated from the exons atgaagaaggcgctgATCGCAGCCCTGCTGGTTGCGGGGGTTCTCCCCCAGTTGCCGACAA CTGATGCAGGTCCAGCCGTTCATATTGTAGAAAACCAGCCGCGGCCCACGAAGAAAGGACATTCTCCGCCGCCTCAGAAAAAGGGCGAAACGGTTGTTAAGGAAATCATCGAAGTTTCCAAGCTGCCCCCGGCTCCACAGAAAGCGCCCCCCGTCTGCATTGTTCCAGCTCTTCTTGGTATTCCCTCAGTCAATTCGTGCCGTGATCTCGGCGTCATTGGCTCTGCATTTGGATCCGGTGTTGTGCTGCAAGAAGAATATCAGGGGTGTGATCTCCTGGATGACTTATCCTGTGATGACGGTTCCGGTCAGGGTCTCGAAGTATACCGACAAAGGCTCCAGAAGCACGGAGCCACAACATCAGCAACTGTTTATCAACCCCAAGGTGTCGGCCCTTGTTTGCGAGTGGAAAGGCTTCCAGACAGCTTGAGGGTCACCTCTAGTTTCCGCGGAGAAATTGTGTGTTGCCGGCCCATATGTAAGCCAACTACTACAACTACGACAACAACGACTACGACCACAACAACGATTACGACCACGACAACCCAGGAAGCCCTTCTACCTCTAGAGGAGAATAGGGCACCCCAGTATGTCCCGACTTACACTACAACACCAGCTCCAGTTTTTATAAATCAGTCCAATCAAGGGATGAATGAACAATTTATGTATCGGGCTGCGGCTGCTGGGGAGATGTGCGTTATGCCGCAATTCCTGAACCTGCCACGAGTGGCAACATGCGCTGATCTTCGAGATATCTCAATGTCAACGAGCTACGTGTTTCTAACAAACCAAAAGGCGATTGACTGCCAGTGGGTCGAGGACGTGGGCTGCGGCCCTGAGTATCCAGGTTTGGGTGCCTTTCTTGATGCTGGAACCCCTGACAACGCGTGTCTAGCTGTGAGACAAGACGTGTGCAACGTAAGCATTGTGGGTCCCTATCCCATTCTCAGCCGCCACCTGAAGGGTGCCTGCTTACACAAAGGAAAGGAATCGCATGCTATGATGCCAGTCACGATGATGATGCCTGTTCCGGGAGGCAAAAAGGGTGGTCACCGTAGGCGGTTACAGGCTACCGTTTCCAATTCAGCTCCTGAGGCTGATGGCTCAACCTTCGAAGATATGTTGGATTCAAATGCTGGAGAAGATTACATAGTTCAAACGGGACTTGGCGATATATTTCCTGATACGAACAGCTCCGGTAAAGTGAACGCTGATGCGACAGCCTCAGAGGTACCGGAGACTCTATATGAATCTTCGGTTAGCCGGGGCCTCGCAAAAGGGGCTCCGGTAAAGGGCAAAGGGAAAAGCGGTGGAGTGTCAGATACACTCGTCGTCTGCTGCCGTCTGCAGTGTTTTGGTGGAAGCAATGCAGCCGCATATTCCGCCATGTCCTACAGCCGACAGACGTAtcagcagcagcaggcgTCAGCAGCCGCGGGTTATGCTCAAGGTGCTGGAGCCCAGGCTCAAGCGGTTGGAGCCGCAGGATCACAAACCCAGAACATGGGTTACAATGGCGGATATGGTCAAATGCCAGCAAATGCGCGAGGAGCAGGGGGGGCAGCAGGGAGCGTTCCTTCGCTGGGGAACCTTGGAGTCGCTGGAACGCCTGCATTGCAGAATCAGTCAA GCCTGCCAGTCGCAAACAACACGGCCGGTAGCGATCTGTGTGACCAACGCTTCGCGCAAATTTGCTCTCTGGCGTCGCCTCTACGAGGCGAAAGAATCATTTTTGACCAGAGATGTGCTGGCGCGGCGCCGTTACCCGGATGCTACGCAGGCGGTATTTCACCTTGTTGCAGGAGTGTGAGCAAGTATGAGCTCATATGA
- a CDS encoding hypothetical protein (encoded by transcript TGME49_214575), with translation MGNTCRKPTIVERPPIRNIGKYSVDVGPVNVDRTGRCTRRIVQGIGANFHIHGLEAGKTYRVSFNCPYSENCRGGDECQNTVDVLTMRRDVN, from the exons ATGGGGAATACCTGCAGGAAGCCGACAATTGTCGAGCGTCCGCCAATTCGCAATATTGGGAAATATTCCGTTGACGTCGGCCCAGTGAACGTCGACCGCACAGGACGA TGTACACGGAGAATCGTTCAGGGTATCGGCGCAAACTTTCATATACATGGACTTGAGGCAGGAAAAACATATCGTGTATCGTTCAACTGTCCCTACTCGGAAAACTGTCGGGGCGGCGATGAA TGCCAGAACACTGTAGACGTGTTGACTATGAGAAGAGACGTGAACTAA
- a CDS encoding tetratricopeptide repeat-containing protein (encoded by transcript TGME49_214580): protein MEEEATKIMSAYCSGNYSAVEDAFKRMDKDLFKHAVRRARELGNSAFTNGKYEEAIKYYNEALAGEEASQKHSLLSNRSACYFLLGDNEKALEDARTCIQLKREWPKGWFRAGRVLFAIGKYSGAVSAFTMAKRHEVDAMKLRELDLWIDKSEKLAHKAKLVARVTTEYSRFDGIEDPDDELAQALSADVDTGGCPIEFSEQLSEKQKRQLEMLLTGKADVSSFSEKRTRTLSFCPSMIFSELPNFSNVLRESARSKCSNKDEKSGTRLRERTDEETKKQRLRLEAPVALCRYLQLTTELREPRKLAGMLNTVELSAFTDGLSAVLENVLSNKEISCNSWLFLGTGTSEVAKQMVHRNGVSALVNVVRQRIEGVECADDASDPLDHVTKDMSKKAEVLVIDLSMLDEALLGRRLIPQVRFARKNLCQPDVVVYPSRATVFVEAFSVTLPPTKTGYQWGAVETAVRWNPYAEPTALRVTQVPCPTGPPSSFCPVHNGDVAVPLSDPHPVFQFTFDGHLEELDQVAPALASAAFYLFQDLPLHREETIVLPCTGTGVLNAFVVWYKLCARFKKDEAVSHPDDEETLVLDGTPHSTSVPPCCRSRQNELNGSACSRRPAWRHAVFWIDPVTVEEGQVLTVKASHTSSRLRFKLVSPRESPKRTQQFAIARYHLDLLRDPELLGHLEAGLARVARTQLDKIRKRMQRYEQLAGSSKAEDLPVPPCLSILCAGAAPAPLPFLAGHAAADEIVRSEGCSAGAWQQHHKRIQRYHVTVVDPWTGNIRACRKVASDNRELLLEQCLAPTVPMVADTKWRPVSDLIARENRSGKQRASLQDKREQSNCNTIKERSCESAAPRLVIPEEPGTTKEGHDALLKAKVKERFSFLEKDVRQLKPPRGEEDAAALLALGELYQLPPGSDIKAHLERIDEADPEEAELCRLTSPALMCVLGLFDYGCLGEGALPLSKFIAKVLMNKREGVFVPRRARIFAVLVEIGKASVGGVDAETWRTYRYVPDYGGVDLDEEAFVPLGDPFEAWEFDFSENTLADQASPLFARATKELTVNITHTGELNAVVFWFELEVDELLTISTAPNALVSRIGSTFHKMDSSGKRVESKTQSLAHGSQNSSAHTTYHTKAWKQACQMLAPVEVVKGQKVSVGTAHDSTKILFRVTADQEQNERSRPLSDPSWVNMAERHQQLSNTWMKVLCNSSGDNDDSFVSQVSF, encoded by the exons atggaggaagaggcgacgaagatcATGTCTGCCTACTGTTCGGGCAACTACAGCGCAGTCGAGGATGCATTTAAACGTATGGACAAGGACCTGTTCAAGCACGCCGTTCGCCGTGCTCGAGAACTCGGGAACTCGGCCTTCAC CAACGGGAAATACGAGGAGGCCATCAAATACTACAATGAGGCTCTTGCTGGCGAAGAAGCTTCCCAGAAGCACTCCCTTCTATCAAATAGATCTGCTTGTTACTTTCTCCTTGGTGACAACGAAAAGGCTCTTGAAGACGCTCGAACGTGTATACAGCTGAAACGAGAGTGGCCAAAA GGTTGGTTCCGAGCAGGGAGAGTTTTGTTCGCGATTGGGAAGTACAGCGGAGCAGTGTCAGCCTTCACAATGGCAAAAAGACATGAAGTGGACGCCATGAAGCTGAGAGAGTTGGACCTTTGGATAGACAAATCAGAGAAGTTGGCTCACAAGGCAAAACTCGTGGCACGCGTCACAACTGAGTACAGCCGCTTCGACGGTATCGAAGATCCCGACGATGAACT GGCTCAAGCGCTTTCAGCAGATGTCGATACGGGGGGATGCCCCATTGAATTCAGCGAGCAACtttcagaaaaacaaaagcgCCAGCTTGAGATGTTGCTTACCG GAAAAGCTGacgtttcctcgttttcagagaagcgaacgcgaaCTCTGTCTTTCTGCCCCTCAATGATTTTCTCGGAGTTGCCAAACTTCTCGAACGTCCTCCGTGAATCGGCACGCAGCAAATGCTCTaacaaagacgagaaatcCGGAACACGTCTACGGGAACGAACGGACGAGGAaacaaaaaaacagaggctTCGCCTGGAGGCGCCCGTGGCACTTTGCAGGTATCTTCAG TTAACAACGGAACTTCGCGAGCCAAGAAAGCTTGCGGGCATGCTGAATACTGTAGAGCTGTCGGCCTTTACTGACGGGCTCTCTGCAGTGCTAGAGAATGTCCTTTCCAATAAGGAGATTTCTTGTAACAGCTGGCTGTTCTTGGGCACAGGCACGT CTGAGGTGGCCAAGCAGATGGTGCACCGGAACGGAGTATCTGCCCTGGTTAACGTTGTTCGGCAGCGAATAGAGGGCGTTGAGTGTGCAGATGATGCCTCGGATCCACTGGATCACGTAACCAAGGATATGAGCAAGAAAGCTGAGGTGCTCGTCATTGACCTCAGTATGCTAGACGAAGCCCTGCTGGGCCGCCGTCTCATTCCTCAAGTCCGATTTGCCCGAAAAAACCTTTGTCAGCCTGACGTCGTAGTGTATCCCAGCAG AGCAACGGTATTTGTTGAGGCCTTTTCCGTAACCCTGCCTCCGACAAAAACTGGTTACCAGTGGGGAGCAGTTGAAACAGCTGTTCGGTGGAATCCGTACGCAGAACCAACTGCCCTTCGGGTGACCCAGGTTCCTTGTCCGACTGGACCGCCGTCAAGTTTCTGTCCCGTTCACAACGGCGACGTTgctgttcctctctcagaCCCTCATCCAGTTTTCCAGTTCACTTTTGATGGACACCTCGAAGAGTTAGATCAG GTAGCGCCTGCTCTTGCATCGGCTGCATTCTATTTATTTCAGGACCTGCCTCttcacagagaagaaactaTCGTCTTACCTTGCACTGGAACGGGAGTTTTGAATGCCTTCGTGGTATGGTACAAACTCTGTGCACGCTTCAAGAAGGACGAGGCAGTCAGTCAtccagacgacgaagaaactcTCGTGCTGGATGGCACGCCACACTCCACCTCTGTCCCTCCCTGTTGCCGTTCACGACAGAATGAACTGAATGGCAGTGCTTGTTCACGAAGACCCGCGTGGCGCCATGCCGTGTTCTGGATTGACCCTGTAACCGTGGAAGAAGGTCAAGTACTTACAGTAAAAGCCTCTCACACCTCTTCACGGTTGCGCTTCAA GTTGGTCTCTCCGCGCGAATCACCCAAACGCACGCAGCAGTTTGCCATTGCCCGCTATCACCTCGATCTCCTCCGCGATCCTGAGCTTCTCGGCC ATCTCGAGGCGGGGCTTGCCCGTGTCGCACGGACGCAGCTGGACAAAATcaggaaacgcatgcaacgatACGAACAGCTCGCAGGGTCTTCCAAAGCTGAGGATCTCCCCGTGCCGCCTTGCCTCTCGATCTTGTGCGCGGGAGCGGCTCCGGCCCCCCTGCCGTTCCTTGCTGGACACGCCGCAGCTGACGAAATTGTCCGGTCGGAAGGCTGTTCGGCAGGTGCTTGGCAGCAGCACCACAAGCGAATTCAGCGGTACCACGTCACAGTAGTCGACCCTTGGACTGGAAACATTCGAGCCTGCAGAAAGGTCGCGTCCGACAACCGTGAG cttctcttgGAGCAATGCCTCGCGCCAACCGTTCCGATGGTCGCGGACACGAAATGGAGGCCTGTGTCGGACCTCATTGCCAGAGAAAACCGTTCCGGAAAACAGAGAGCTTCTCTGCAAGATAAACGAGAGCAGTCGAATTGCAACACTATCAAAGAACGATCCTGTGAAAGTGCAGCGCCGCGTCTCGTGATACCTGAGGAACCTGGAACCACAAAAGAAGGCCACGACGCACTTCTGAAAGCGAAAGTGAAAGAAAGGTTTTCCTTCCTAGAGAAGGATGTGCGTCAACTTAAGCCGCCTCGGG GTGAGGAGGACGCTGCAGCTTTACTAGCTCTGGGAGAACTTTATCAGCTTCCACCCGGATCTGATATCAAGGCACATCTCGAACGAATCGACGAGGCAGAtccggaagaagcagaattATGCAGGCTGACCTCGCCTGCCCTAATGTGTGTTTTGGGACTGTTTGATTACGGGTGTTTGGGAGAGGGTGCTCTTCCCCTTTCAAAGTTCATTGCGAAA GTGCTGATGAACAAACGCGAAGGAGTCTTCGTGCCTCGCCGGGCGAGGATTTTCGCCGTCCTTGTTGAGATTGGCAAGGCTTCGGTAGGAGGTGTCGATGCGGAAACGTGGCGCACATACCGATACGTGCCGGATTACGGTGGTGTTGATCTGGACGAGGAAGCGTTTGTACCACTTGGTGACCCTTTTGAAGCTTGGGAATTTGATTTCT CTGAGAACACTCTAGCCGACCAGGCCTCGCCTCTTTTTGCAAGAGCAACAAAGGAATTGACG GTCAACATAACCCACACTGGGGAGTTAAACGCCGTAGTCTTCTGGTTCGAGCTGGAAGTAGACGAACTCTTAACAATATCCACCGCTCCTAATGCGTTGGTATCCCGAATCGGGTCGACGTTTCACAAGATGGATTCATCAGGCAAACGAGTCGAGAGCAAAACACAATCCTTGGCACATGGTTCACAGAATTCCTCTGCACACACAACGTATCATACGAAGGCGTGGAAGCAAGCGTGTCAGATGCTGGCACCAGTTGAG GTAGTGAAAGGTCAAAAAGTATCAGTCGGCACCGCGCACGACAGCACCAAGATTTTGTTCAGAGTTACGGCTGACCAAGAGCAAAACGAAAG ATCGAGGCCCTTGAGCGATCCCAGCTGGGTAAACATGGCTGAGCGTCATCAACAGCTGAGTAACACTTGGATGAAGGTCTTATGTAACAGCAGCGGTGATAACGATGACTCTTTTGTCTCACAAGTAAGCTTCTAA